The Syntrophales bacterium region TTGAACACGAAATTGAAGATATTCAATTACTTAAGAAAAAAATTGATGATTTATTGAAAAACGCAAGCATAAAAGAACTCAAAACGATCTATAGGGTAATAGAGGCGATATGGAGGTGAGAAATAAAAATGGCAATAAATCTTGTTTTGATTTTTTAACAAATAAGCTCCTCGCTGCTTAGCGTCATTTGTTCCTTCCTTTTTTCGGGGGGTGCAATGGTCAAACCCTAATTTCTAAGTTGACTGGAAAATTTCTTTAGCTATGTTCCCCCTTATGTCCTCAACTCAGAAATTAGGGTTTGACCCCATACTTCCCTTTTTTGGCAAGTCTTTGAAACTCTCTTCTGGTCCAGAAGAAAACAATGCAAAACATCAGCACGGTTGAAATTGGGTGGGCCATCCAAACGCCGTTCAGGCCGAACCGCGGGGGGAGAATGAAAAGCAGGGGTATGAGGAAAAAGATATGACGGGTAAGCAGCAAACACATCGACGTAAGACCTTTCCCGAGTCCATTGAACATATTAATCCATATTATGGCGGGTCCCAATAATACCAGCATTAAGACGTATATCCTCAACGCCGGCACAGCAATCGCTAATAGCTCGGGGTCGTTCGTAAAGATTGTCAAGAGAGGACGAGCAAAAACTTCAATGAGAAGACAACTGATTCCGGCAACGATTGTTGACAATTTCGTCGCAACCCGTACAATATGGGTAAGACGTTCATAGTTGTACGCGCCATAGTTGAATCCGACCAGTGGCATGACCCCGTGTCCTATGCCGAAGAGGATCATTATCACGATTCCGTTTATCCGGAAATTGAGTCCAAGGGTCGCGATGGCTAACGGGCCGAAGGCACCGAGGATATGGTTATGGATTGTCAAAAGTAAACTCATGGCGAGATTCATGACTGAAGAGGGTAATCCTACCCGGTAGATCGATTTTATGATTGAATAATTGGGGAGGAGATATTCCCATTTCAGGTAACGTTTAAACGAGCTTAGCATGAGTAAATAAAAAGACGGGAAGACCGTTACAAACTGGGATATAACTGTCGCCAGGGCCGCCCCCTGCAGCCCCATCGCCGGGAAAGGCCCCCAGCCAAAAATTAAAAAGGGATCAAGGATTGCATTTAACAGTGCTGAGGATATAATGATATACATCGAGTACTTCGGGTTTCCCCCGGCACGAAAAAGGTTGTCAGCCATCATCATAAAGAATAGAAAAGGAGAGCCAAATACGACGACCAGAAGGTATTTCCTGGATAGAGGGAGAATATCTTTCGTTGCGCCGAATAATCTGAGGATTGGATCGTGATAGAGTGTTGCAGAGAGAATAATCAAGATTCCGAAAAAGAGAGAGAGGAAGATAGCCTGGCCCGCGGTCTGATGTGCCTTTAAATCTTCTCCTGTTCCAAACATACGGGAGGCAAAGGAGCCGGCACCGACA contains the following coding sequences:
- a CDS encoding MATE family efflux transporter — protein: MNNKKLDLGKDPVLPLLLKMSLPSIIALLATALYNIVDTFWIAKISPNAIAALTICFPVQMIFGAIGMGTGVGAGSFASRMFGTGEDLKAHQTAGQAIFLSLFFGILIILSATLYHDPILRLFGATKDILPLSRKYLLVVVFGSPFLFFMMMADNLFRAGGNPKYSMYIIISSALLNAILDPFLIFGWGPFPAMGLQGAALATVISQFVTVFPSFYLLMLSSFKRYLKWEYLLPNYSIIKSIYRVGLPSSVMNLAMSLLLTIHNHILGAFGPLAIATLGLNFRINGIVIMILFGIGHGVMPLVGFNYGAYNYERLTHIVRVATKLSTIVAGISCLLIEVFARPLLTIFTNDPELLAIAVPALRIYVLMLVLLGPAIIWINMFNGLGKGLTSMCLLLTRHIFFLIPLLFILPPRFGLNGVWMAHPISTVLMFCIVFFWTRREFQRLAKKGKYGVKP